A single genomic interval of Anopheles marshallii chromosome 2, idAnoMarsDA_429_01, whole genome shotgun sequence harbors:
- the LOC128706979 gene encoding farnesol dehydrogenase codes for MEKWNGKVALVTGASAGIGQDVALALANSGMIVVGIARRAELITVLSTKVTGTGKIYGKKCDVSNETEIMETLNWIRREFGGVDVLINNAGIYRYKFITQSETSDFRDTFNVNVLATCIIIREVVKDMQAREAYGHIVVLNSMLGQRIPDVSVPLFGVYPASKYALVGLTEVLRQELNFLKMPIKVTSVHPGMVETDMIKVFESALAERLPKLQAKDITASIIHCLETPPEVRIDEITVMPTMK; via the exons ATGgagaaatggaatggaaaagtgGCCCTGGTTACTGGCGCTAGTGCGGGCATCGGACAGGATGTGGCCCTTGCTCTAGCCAACTCCGGTATGATCGTCGTCGGAATAGCTCGGCGTGCCGAGCTGATCACAGTGCTCTCTACGAAAGTAACCGGCACGGGTAAGATCTACGGCAAAAAGTGTGACGTGAGCAATGAGACAGAAATCATGGAAACGCTAAACTGGATACGCCGTGAGTTTGGCGGTGTGGACGTACTGATCAATAACGCCGGCATCTATCGTTACAAATTTATCACGC AGAGTGAAACATCCGATTTTCGGGACACGTTCAACGTGAACGTGTTGGCGACATGTATTATCATCCGCGAGGTAGTGAAGGACATGCAGGCCCGAGAAGCGTACGGTCACATCGTTGTGCTGAACAGCATGTTGGGACAGCGCATTCCGGACGTGTCAGTGCCACTGTTTGGAGTGTATCCTGCATCCAAGTATGCGCTGGTTGGACTGACGGAAGTTTTACGACAAGAACTGAACTTCTTGAAGATGCCCATCAAAGTAACG AGTGTCCATCCGGGCATGGTGGAAACGGACATGATCAAGGTGTTTGAGTCAGCGCTAGCGGAACGGCTGCCAAAGCTGCAGGCCAAGGATATTACCGCCAGCATCATTCACTGCCTTGAGACACCTCCAGAAGTTCGT ATTGATGAAATAACCGTAATGCCAACTATGAAATGA